In Ammoniphilus oxalaticus, a single genomic region encodes these proteins:
- a CDS encoding ThiF family adenylyltransferase gives IQVIEEGVKGTNVEDFQTEFEAYWRQQDGIEEIYSFISESNDDVRELNLWVFFHEKRTTTIAAEPKFNMPDLARSFFHMDMKSAYRSRCIYLPLKKETQLIPSTLDLSEIKNLRGNILSNLSPSNQERLRKIFKRKQRLVPFQEFIIIGLPLSNGRLALFGIRFWIREVTHMKNRKNKVIPTIRLHPLVMSPATMTAHPLSVKRFHPQFQLNRTGGNAELINKHAVVIGVGSIGSEVATGLAKLGLAKLTFVDPDVLDINNIHRHFLGVNHLYVASENGPLNRFKVFAMKDELQKKYPMLEVDSICKEFTEVVNQDLINWSEVDLVVVAIGSPNEEMYINRFMHQLEIPIPVIYTWVEPIGIGGHALVTLNGTKQGCYQCLFMPVGEEPISNRAAFAKPFQTFAKSITGCGSAFTPYNFLDSQKTALLAVEESARVLLNKETDNPLCSWKGDANDFLAVGFELNPRYSFTHERLHEMRLLYKDPQCPICSGGKQA, from the coding sequence AATTCAGGTTATAGAAGAAGGGGTTAAAGGGACCAATGTAGAAGATTTTCAAACAGAATTTGAGGCCTATTGGAGACAGCAGGACGGCATTGAGGAAATTTATAGTTTTATTAGCGAAAGTAATGATGACGTGCGTGAATTAAATCTTTGGGTGTTTTTTCACGAAAAACGCACTACAACTATCGCTGCGGAACCAAAGTTCAATATGCCAGATTTAGCGCGCAGTTTCTTTCATATGGATATGAAGAGTGCCTATCGATCACGTTGCATCTATCTTCCATTAAAAAAGGAAACACAGCTTATTCCGTCTACTTTAGACTTAAGTGAGATAAAGAACTTAAGAGGGAATATTCTTTCCAATTTATCACCTTCTAACCAGGAGAGGTTAAGAAAGATCTTTAAAAGGAAACAAAGATTGGTACCATTCCAAGAATTTATTATTATAGGTTTGCCTCTTTCTAACGGCAGACTTGCTTTATTTGGGATACGTTTTTGGATACGTGAAGTAACGCATATGAAAAATCGAAAAAACAAGGTCATCCCTACTATTCGTTTACATCCACTCGTTATGTCTCCTGCAACGATGACAGCTCACCCACTGAGTGTTAAGCGGTTTCATCCGCAATTTCAATTAAATCGGACAGGAGGTAATGCCGAGTTGATAAACAAACATGCTGTTGTTATCGGAGTTGGTTCTATAGGGAGTGAAGTAGCAACAGGACTAGCCAAACTTGGTCTTGCAAAGTTAACTTTTGTTGATCCGGATGTCCTTGATATAAATAACATCCATCGTCATTTCCTTGGAGTTAACCATCTATATGTTGCAAGTGAAAACGGTCCTTTAAATAGATTTAAAGTGTTCGCAATGAAAGACGAATTGCAGAAAAAATATCCGATGCTCGAGGTCGACTCGATCTGTAAGGAGTTTACTGAGGTAGTAAACCAGGATTTAATAAATTGGTCAGAGGTAGACCTAGTTGTTGTTGCGATCGGGAGTCCAAATGAGGAAATGTATATTAACCGCTTCATGCATCAGCTCGAAATTCCAATTCCTGTGATTTATACGTGGGTGGAACCCATCGGGATAGGCGGACATGCACTTGTTACACTAAATGGAACAAAACAGGGGTGCTATCAATGTCTCTTTATGCCTGTTGGTGAAGAGCCGATATCGAATCGAGCAGCCTTCGCAAAACCTTTTCAGACATTCGCTAAGAGTATCACAGGGTGTGGAAGTGCTTTCACACCTTATAACTTCCTTGATAGCCAGAAAACGGCTCTATTGGCTGTTGAGGAATCGGCCCGAGTTTTACTAAATAAGGAAACGGATAATCCCCTTTGTTCATGGAAAGGTGACGCAAATGACTTCCTAGCTGTCGGGTTTGAACTAAATCCACGTTACAGTTTTACCCACGAAAGGCTACATGAAATGCGATTGCTGTATAAGGATCCACAGTGTCCTATCTGCAGTGGTGGGAAGCAGGCTTGA
- a CDS encoding Mov34/MPN/PAD-1 family protein, protein MNGQTFLLPSGKKLKLREPAIEKMIKYRQLSSNDNEAGGILIGRILIESSDYIIDDITVPMKNDICRRTRFIRSSKEHQEYFNEKWEESEGRCFYLGEWHTHPEDIPYPSFIDFNDWERIVHQGHESNDMFFIIVGIKKIHVWHKRANSKQSTLLS, encoded by the coding sequence TTGAATGGACAAACGTTCTTATTGCCTAGTGGTAAAAAACTGAAGTTAAGAGAACCTGCAATTGAAAAAATGATAAAGTATCGTCAACTTTCTTCAAATGATAATGAAGCTGGTGGCATTTTAATTGGGCGTATTTTAATTGAAAGCTCTGATTACATTATCGATGATATTACAGTACCCATGAAGAATGACATTTGCAGACGAACGAGATTTATCCGCAGTTCAAAGGAGCATCAAGAATATTTTAATGAGAAATGGGAAGAGAGTGAGGGACGTTGTTTTTACTTAGGAGAATGGCATACCCATCCTGAAGATATTCCGTATCCGTCATTTATTGACTTTAATGACTGGGAACGAATTGTACATCAAGGCCATGAATCAAACGATATGTTTTTTATTATTGTAGGTATCAAAAAAATTCACGTTTGGCATAAGAGAGCAAATAGCAAACAGTCAACGTTATTATCTTAA
- a CDS encoding SAVED domain-containing protein, whose amino-acid sequence MSRYTSAADKFVLWANSGGICAFRGCNEKLLYQVDGINVNLSNAAHIIGHSSKGPRAEYKAEYKITEFNVDNEPNLMLTCYDHHKIIDDSRIRGKYPPELLFEMKKEHEEWVQRRVETNSKSIALIHKTKGEPLDEIILSEELNNLLIANIQYQEELMDFTDEGWLEAKKKNKELYAKFKETARHWPGAKIEMFPLSHIPLLIHIGSLITDTNPVTIYQYDRMSMKWVFDSPEAPHVEDLGLTVNRNECSSNQLVVTIGLSGIVHTRDVEAVIPPKKYDSMEIKINNPRPDRVLYREHVSSILSLFREEIYDMITKNGYSEVHLFYAGPAGLAVEIGRCINKSMWPDVYIYNYDNRKNPKYQMAITI is encoded by the coding sequence ATGTCACGTTATACATCTGCTGCTGATAAGTTCGTGTTATGGGCAAATTCAGGGGGGATTTGTGCTTTCCGTGGTTGTAATGAAAAACTTTTATACCAAGTAGATGGGATTAATGTCAACCTATCAAACGCAGCTCATATTATAGGTCATAGTAGCAAGGGACCAAGGGCAGAATATAAAGCGGAATACAAGATCACTGAATTTAACGTTGATAATGAGCCCAATCTAATGCTTACCTGTTATGATCACCATAAAATTATTGATGATAGTCGTATAAGGGGAAAGTACCCTCCCGAATTACTCTTTGAAATGAAAAAGGAGCACGAAGAATGGGTTCAAAGAAGGGTGGAAACGAATTCAAAATCTATCGCCTTAATACATAAGACGAAGGGCGAGCCGCTGGATGAAATCATTCTGAGTGAGGAGTTGAACAACCTTCTGATTGCAAATATCCAATATCAGGAGGAGTTAATGGACTTCACTGATGAAGGATGGCTAGAGGCGAAGAAAAAGAACAAGGAATTATATGCAAAGTTTAAAGAAACTGCTAGACACTGGCCGGGAGCAAAAATTGAGATGTTTCCTCTATCACATATTCCGCTATTGATTCATATAGGCTCTCTTATTACTGACACAAATCCTGTTACAATTTATCAATATGACCGAATGAGTATGAAGTGGGTTTTTGATTCACCTGAAGCCCCACATGTTGAAGATCTAGGTCTTACAGTCAATAGAAATGAATGCTCGTCAAATCAACTGGTTGTTACTATTGGTCTTAGTGGGATTGTTCACACTAGGGACGTTGAAGCCGTTATCCCCCCCAAAAAATATGATTCAATGGAAATAAAAATTAATAATCCACGACCAGATCGGGTTCTATATAGGGAACATGTGAGCTCTATTCTTTCATTATTCAGGGAAGAAATCTATGACATGATTACTAAAAATGGTTATAGTGAAGTTCACTTATTTTACGCTGGTCCCGCCGGTCTTGCTGTTGAAATAGGTAGATGTATAAATAAAAGTATGTGGCCAGATGTTTATATCTATAATTATGACAATCGTAAAAACCCAAAATATCAGATGGCCATAACAATATAG
- a CDS encoding transposase, producing the protein MIHYRKILELHDEGISFRGISASTGNSRQKVTEIIGLAERKGLVCPLEEEMTDKWIEEFLFPEKSLEGSGRQPLDFDYIHKELAKPNVTLSLLHHEYEAACRANQKIPYSYRSFLRHYSRYDYLLFSNRSQWMA; encoded by the coding sequence ATGATTCATTATCGAAAGATACTGGAATTGCACGATGAGGGGATTAGTTTTAGAGGCATTTCCGCCAGTACAGGTAATTCTCGTCAAAAGGTAACGGAGATCATTGGTCTTGCAGAAAGGAAGGGATTGGTCTGTCCGTTAGAGGAAGAAATGACGGATAAATGGATTGAAGAGTTTCTCTTCCCGGAGAAGTCTTTGGAGGGTTCGGGGCGGCAACCATTGGATTTCGATTATATTCATAAGGAGTTAGCCAAGCCAAATGTAACGCTTTCCCTTTTGCATCATGAATATGAAGCGGCGTGTCGAGCGAACCAAAAGATTCCGTATTCATATCGCAGTTTTTTGCGTCATTACAGTCGGTACGACTATCTTCTGTTCTCAAATCGATCCCAATGGATGGCATAA
- a CDS encoding copper amine oxidase N-terminal domain-containing protein, whose amino-acid sequence MKKIKRGLVIGCVISFLYVGLNTADASNVKTYLNGQKLDFDSPAVIKNGFTLVPVRNIVEAYDNRNKIDWDPVAKSVKITTRYQKEITLTVGLPYAKVDDIGVVIPKAPEIINGRVMVPLRSLSEMIGVEVDWDGKNRVINLYGNHHENAKETNSYFDNLFVASVKQGKLPDYDIKIGDPISKAALQLGQPEVIDYWAGANLYEYSDVSFHFDPFSSENILQITKYLVPQTRESIIEKLGQPNDEYLLYTDFWNHIIYIYGDFTIDFSGDSEKNNITEVSIYKNR is encoded by the coding sequence ATGAAAAAGATAAAACGTGGTTTAGTTATTGGTTGTGTGATCTCATTTTTATATGTCGGTTTAAATACCGCGGATGCATCGAATGTAAAGACTTATTTGAATGGTCAAAAATTAGACTTTGATTCCCCAGCGGTTATTAAAAATGGTTTTACCCTAGTTCCAGTTCGAAACATTGTAGAAGCCTATGACAACAGGAATAAAATTGATTGGGATCCCGTTGCAAAATCAGTAAAGATCACAACGCGATATCAAAAGGAAATTACTTTAACAGTAGGGTTACCGTATGCAAAAGTGGATGATATAGGAGTTGTTATTCCTAAGGCTCCAGAAATAATCAATGGTAGAGTGATGGTACCGTTAAGATCATTAAGTGAAATGATTGGTGTCGAGGTCGATTGGGACGGTAAAAACAGAGTGATTAACCTTTATGGAAACCATCATGAAAATGCAAAAGAAACTAATTCTTATTTTGATAACTTGTTTGTTGCCAGTGTTAAGCAAGGTAAGCTTCCAGATTATGATATAAAAATAGGTGATCCGATATCTAAAGCGGCATTACAATTAGGGCAACCCGAGGTTATCGATTATTGGGCGGGTGCTAATCTTTATGAGTATTCAGACGTTTCTTTCCACTTTGATCCATTTAGCAGTGAGAATATATTACAGATTACAAAATACTTAGTCCCACAAACCAGGGAATCTATTATTGAAAAATTAGGGCAACCAAATGATGAATATCTTTTGTATACTGATTTCTGGAATCATATAATTTATATTTACGGTGACTTTACGATTGATTTTAGTGGTGACTCCGAGAAAAACAATATAACTGAGGTATCTATATATAAGAATCGATAA
- a CDS encoding ParA family protein yields MAVVITCGIQKGGSAKTTTAGTLSYLLSREHRVLAVDLDSQGNLTELLTQQDIYDFHGQTILEAMKEQDARGYIHRIDDTLHILTAEDLLATFPRWLYSEYGDNRSLVLDKTLEKVKDDYDYILIDTPPALGDQTINALCASDAVVVLFEASRFCYSALERFLETVGHAQRKVNPKLKVAGILRSMIDSRRTDSKAFIELVEEDYPELVFETIISRKAATGRLPINGFFNNSELRQAVEPFHDVVKELINRV; encoded by the coding sequence ATGGCAGTCGTTATAACCTGCGGAATACAAAAAGGCGGTTCGGCAAAAACCACCACCGCTGGAACCTTATCTTATTTATTAAGTCGGGAACATCGGGTCCTTGCCGTTGATCTTGATAGTCAAGGAAACTTAACCGAACTTCTTACCCAACAAGACATTTATGATTTTCATGGTCAAACAATACTAGAGGCTATGAAGGAACAAGATGCGCGAGGCTACATACATCGAATTGATGACACTCTTCATATACTCACGGCAGAAGATCTTTTAGCTACATTTCCGCGATGGCTGTATTCAGAATACGGAGATAATCGATCCTTAGTTTTAGATAAGACACTTGAAAAAGTGAAAGATGACTATGATTATATTTTGATTGATACACCTCCCGCCTTGGGTGACCAAACAATTAACGCATTGTGTGCGTCTGATGCTGTTGTGGTTTTATTTGAGGCTTCAAGGTTTTGTTATTCAGCATTAGAAAGGTTCCTAGAGACTGTAGGCCATGCTCAAAGAAAGGTTAATCCGAAATTAAAAGTGGCGGGAATCCTTCGATCGATGATCGATTCACGTCGAACGGATTCCAAGGCTTTTATTGAGTTGGTCGAAGAGGATTATCCAGAGTTAGTTTTCGAAACTATTATTTCTAGAAAAGCTGCAACAGGCCGATTACCTATTAACGGTTTTTTTAATAACTCAGAGTTGAGGCAGGCTGTAGAACCTTTTCATGATGTCGTAAAGGAGTTGATTAATCGTGTCTAA
- a CDS encoding type II toxin-antitoxin system RelE family toxin gives MSSDYQLIYHRNSIKFLAKQEKAIQERIASGLRGLLQVPPIGDIRSMKGYAGLYRLRVGAYRILFEIDHHEKIVYIRTIDSRGGIYK, from the coding sequence GTGAGTTCGGATTATCAGTTGATTTACCATAGAAACAGCATTAAATTTTTAGCCAAGCAAGAAAAAGCCATTCAAGAACGCATCGCATCAGGATTAAGAGGCCTTCTTCAAGTACCCCCGATCGGCGATATTCGATCGATGAAAGGCTATGCTGGACTCTACCGACTGCGAGTGGGGGCCTACCGCATCCTTTTTGAAATCGACCACCATGAAAAAATCGTGTACATACGCACCATTGATTCCCGCGGCGGCATTTACAAGTAA
- a CDS encoding plasmid stabilization protein, with product MAHKMTLTGKSISSLRSIGNIFPFDMEESGSPSAPKGLPKSSPITYTVFVNQKQLTKAGIDEQNLQENRLFIQGEPTLDIPVDECWGEIGVVCYQIEIVADRKKKSAEKEPSSQKEIEEAEEQVAAATEEKTQRQPKGTQDLIPLDAITIPEEFLQTVPNRQKTHQAIEFVKKHGHLDKPITINAKNGVLTDGYRRYVVAQTLKLDVVPVTYS from the coding sequence ATGGCGCACAAAATGACCCTAACAGGTAAATCGATTAGTTCGTTGCGATCCATCGGCAACATCTTCCCTTTTGATATGGAGGAAAGCGGTTCACCTTCCGCGCCGAAAGGATTGCCAAAAAGCAGCCCGATCACCTATACCGTCTTTGTGAACCAGAAGCAGTTAACCAAAGCGGGCATCGACGAACAGAATTTGCAAGAAAATCGATTGTTTATTCAAGGCGAGCCGACCCTCGACATCCCAGTCGATGAATGTTGGGGAGAGATCGGCGTCGTCTGTTATCAAATTGAAATCGTCGCCGATAGAAAGAAAAAGTCAGCCGAGAAAGAACCCTCGTCTCAAAAAGAGATTGAAGAAGCGGAGGAACAAGTTGCCGCGGCAACGGAAGAAAAGACACAACGCCAACCGAAAGGAACGCAAGACCTGATCCCGTTGGACGCGATTACCATTCCAGAAGAGTTTTTGCAGACCGTGCCCAATCGTCAAAAAACACATCAGGCGATCGAGTTTGTAAAGAAGCATGGCCACCTGGACAAACCCATCACGATTAACGCAAAGAATGGTGTTCTCACAGACGGCTATCGAAGGTATGTCGTTGCGCAAACGTTAAAATTGGATGTCGTTCCGGTGACCTATTCATAA
- a CDS encoding helix-turn-helix domain-containing protein, whose translation MAYYFGDWIREQREIRGLRQADLSELTGIKQSTISMWESKDIITPSIRNIWIITQTLGIPLSNVPWDYLDLKLNNEQSEDDRMGQRFRLYDLPRANSVKTFEGEVYRVVGSIGIEKESGEVRHITDLYYRAKTVVSQTKIVAKRKHAEEELKKINEPKRSRNRNQKVKVR comes from the coding sequence GTGGCTTACTATTTTGGCGATTGGATCCGAGAACAACGAGAAATTCGCGGCTTAAGACAAGCGGATTTATCCGAATTGACGGGGATTAAACAAAGCACGATCAGCATGTGGGAAAGCAAAGACATCATTACGCCATCCATTCGAAATATTTGGATCATTACACAAACATTAGGGATTCCCTTATCGAACGTGCCGTGGGATTACTTAGATTTGAAACTCAACAACGAACAATCGGAGGATGATAGAATGGGCCAACGTTTTCGGCTGTACGATTTGCCAAGGGCAAATTCAGTCAAAACCTTTGAGGGCGAAGTGTACCGCGTGGTCGGTTCGATCGGCATCGAAAAAGAATCGGGCGAAGTGAGACACATCACCGATCTGTATTACCGAGCCAAGACGGTCGTTTCACAAACCAAAATTGTGGCGAAAAGAAAACATGCGGAAGAAGAGTTGAAAAAAATAAACGAACCGAAACGAAGCCGCAATAGAAATCAGAAAGTAAAAGTTCGTTAG
- a CDS encoding VirD4-like conjugal transfer protein, CD1115 family: protein MMKENKRWRGIGIGLVVFLAIFSILFLAFNFILNLGIDVFQKTLGSGSLLQTEKIELDASMLLSFPFLGSAFLFYVALFVLSFTLSLVGVFKVLNSFGRLNKDQKGSARFTTFQEIQQQYRDVPDRKERFSGSGGVPIARYKDRLFIDDSPVNNLIIGTTRSGKGETFVFSAIDIYSRAEEQASMVINDPKGELFSASNETLEKLGYHVEVLNLMNPIQSMSYNLLQLTIDAFMEGNYSLAQQYARSVAFMLYYDPTSKDPFWANSSTDLCTALILALCEQCRHEPEKINMYNVALMLSDLGTRTVEDANGQEISALDDFFGQFPENHPAKMQYATINFSGGQTRASILANTNAKLGVFTLDGTAKLTSQNSYDMTLIGFGRWIKAKTTPDTRVTLTFPNGKTETIRSDADGMFTLYHKNPLRHQDDITIRVGEMDATIRITEKEGTLRGACDHEPIEIREVMQHDKPTAIFMITPDYDATFHVIASLYVKQVYTNLARVASQAEGGKCHREVIFLLDEFGNMPPIEDMSNIITVCLGRNIRFNLIIQAYSQLENLYDKEWKTIDGNCGNTLYLLTADESTAELISKKLGEQTIVTKSRSGQTVSLNKSRTENVDARRLLTATEVMGLKEGEMIVIRVIKRQDKNRNRIQSYPIYLTGKTALKYRWEYLADDYDTSKSINEMDIPCAHAMIDLNELKADFKVNQFAKRKRQQEEAQEEKELLEKEREEQRQEAAALLAKRKQDLARNRHAQRKQEKREQENEGRPADSKPRIQTNRVISQDVLLAVYDDPALAKKYGEMDLLAFRDILLADSEKIADQKTVAVMVSKITFALNKLNEKEEAG from the coding sequence ATGATGAAGGAGAACAAACGATGGAGAGGGATCGGGATTGGGTTGGTTGTTTTTCTAGCCATCTTTTCAATCCTGTTTTTGGCGTTTAACTTTATTTTGAACCTGGGAATCGATGTCTTTCAAAAGACATTGGGGTCGGGTTCGCTGTTACAGACGGAAAAGATCGAGCTGGATGCTTCCATGCTGCTGTCTTTTCCGTTTTTAGGTTCCGCGTTCTTGTTCTATGTCGCTTTATTTGTTCTTTCCTTTACGCTCAGTCTCGTTGGCGTGTTTAAGGTATTGAATAGTTTTGGAAGACTGAATAAAGACCAAAAGGGGAGCGCGCGGTTCACAACGTTTCAAGAGATTCAACAGCAGTATCGGGATGTGCCCGATCGAAAAGAGCGTTTTTCGGGTTCGGGCGGCGTGCCGATCGCCCGTTACAAAGACCGATTGTTTATCGATGACAGCCCGGTCAACAACTTAATTATCGGGACCACGCGCTCAGGGAAAGGAGAAACCTTTGTTTTCTCCGCAATTGATATTTATAGTCGCGCCGAAGAACAGGCGAGTATGGTCATTAACGATCCCAAGGGAGAGCTATTTTCAGCCTCCAATGAAACGCTAGAGAAACTAGGGTATCATGTGGAAGTGTTGAATCTGATGAATCCGATCCAGTCGATGTCGTATAATCTATTGCAATTGACGATCGACGCGTTTATGGAGGGGAATTATTCGTTGGCGCAGCAATACGCGCGTTCCGTGGCGTTCATGTTGTACTATGATCCGACGTCGAAAGATCCCTTCTGGGCCAATTCATCGACGGATTTATGCACGGCGTTGATCCTCGCTTTGTGCGAACAATGCCGACACGAACCCGAGAAAATCAACATGTATAACGTCGCGTTGATGCTGTCGGACTTAGGGACGCGCACGGTGGAAGACGCCAACGGACAAGAGATCAGCGCGTTGGATGACTTTTTTGGCCAATTTCCTGAAAATCATCCCGCGAAAATGCAATATGCGACGATTAACTTTTCAGGCGGACAGACGCGGGCCAGTATTTTAGCCAACACGAACGCCAAGCTTGGCGTGTTCACGTTGGATGGGACGGCGAAACTGACGTCTCAAAATTCCTATGATATGACATTGATCGGTTTCGGGCGGTGGATCAAAGCGAAAACCACCCCCGACACACGGGTGACGCTTACGTTTCCGAATGGAAAAACAGAGACGATCCGCTCGGACGCGGACGGCATGTTTACGTTGTACCATAAAAATCCGTTGCGGCATCAAGATGACATCACGATCCGTGTCGGCGAAATGGATGCGACCATTCGGATCACGGAGAAAGAGGGAACGTTACGTGGCGCATGCGATCACGAACCAATCGAGATCCGAGAAGTCATGCAACACGACAAGCCCACGGCGATCTTCATGATTACACCCGACTATGACGCGACGTTTCATGTCATTGCGTCTTTGTATGTGAAACAGGTCTATACGAACCTGGCGCGCGTCGCTTCCCAAGCGGAAGGGGGCAAATGTCATCGCGAAGTGATCTTTCTTTTAGACGAGTTTGGCAACATGCCGCCGATCGAAGACATGTCCAATATCATTACCGTGTGTTTGGGTCGCAACATTCGTTTCAATCTCATCATTCAAGCGTACTCGCAATTGGAAAACCTGTACGATAAGGAATGGAAGACGATTGACGGGAACTGCGGAAACACGTTGTACTTGCTCACGGCCGATGAAAGCACGGCGGAGCTCATTTCGAAGAAACTCGGCGAACAGACCATCGTGACGAAATCGCGTTCCGGTCAAACGGTGTCGTTGAATAAATCGCGGACGGAAAACGTCGACGCGAGGCGACTTTTAACCGCGACCGAAGTGATGGGGTTAAAAGAGGGCGAAATGATCGTCATTCGCGTCATTAAACGCCAAGATAAAAACCGCAATCGGATTCAATCCTATCCGATCTATTTAACAGGAAAAACGGCGTTAAAGTACCGGTGGGAATACCTGGCCGATGACTATGACACGAGCAAATCGATCAATGAAATGGACATCCCTTGCGCGCATGCGATGATCGACTTAAACGAATTGAAAGCGGATTTTAAGGTGAATCAGTTTGCGAAAAGGAAGCGACAGCAAGAAGAGGCGCAAGAAGAAAAAGAGTTACTAGAAAAAGAGAGGGAAGAACAAAGACAAGAAGCCGCCGCGTTACTGGCGAAAAGGAAGCAAGACTTGGCGCGCAACCGACATGCGCAGCGGAAGCAAGAAAAAAGAGAACAAGAGAACGAGGGTCGTCCAGCCGATTCGAAGCCACGGATCCAAACGAATCGCGTGATCAGTCAGGATGTATTGTTGGCGGTGTACGACGATCCGGCGTTGGCGAAAAAATACGGAGAAATGGATTTATTGGCGTTTCGAGACATCTTACTTGCAGACAGCGAGAAGATCGCGGATCAAAAGACTGTCGCGGTGATGGTATCGAAAATCACATTTGCTTTAAACAAGTTAAATGAAAAGGAGGAAGCGGGATAA